The Rhipicephalus microplus isolate Deutch F79 chromosome 4, USDA_Rmic, whole genome shotgun sequence sequence TGGCATGCCAGAGCCATAGCCTTAGAGGTAAAGACGAGTCTCGCTACTTTACCACTAGCGGGAAGGTGCTTTTTGCACCACGCTTCCTTCTCACACTGCTCTGACACGTGCACATGTGGGGGAAGCCCTGGTCGGTCGTTGGCTGCGTGCTGACAACGTATCACTAACATTGTGTCACATAGTTGAAGTGGGCCGGGAGgtgcgcgaaaatttgaaactacCCCAAATGGATGTCCTAAACCTTGCCACTTCCTCATTATAGCACATATTTGCGGCACCATGTTCATACGGTAAAAGTGCACACATCTCTTCATTACCATTTCTGAACCTCGAGGATGTTTACGAACCCTTTAAATGTAGCACCTTAAAAATTGACATTTTTCGTTCACGTGTACAACCAATGCTCTCTGAACACCACAGCCAGACAAgtataaaatattttactttgattttaaagtttaTGTCAGCCAGCATCTGCAGGCCAGTCCCACTACAATAGATATTTTCATAACAAGGCAACACAGTTTACTGAGTTTGCTCAATCTGTGTCCTGCATTCAGCCTAAATCACAGAAATTACTGCCAAAACATCTTGATGACAATTCACTCGAGTAGACCACACACTACTGACAGCAAAATGACAGCTGTCGTTAGTACGTTGCGAGTTGCGGAGTTCCTGTGACGTCAGACGTGTTGACATGTCCCTGTGAATCTGCCCCCTTGATACCGAAACCAAAATTGCAGTTTTATGTTAGTGGTGTTAAAAAAACATTCAATGCATTCGTAAGCACATTTGCACTTCTTAGAGTTCTTGAcacccatattttttttttcagagaaacAACCAGAAAATATTTAAAAACTGATAATTTTCCCCTCACCTATGTGATCTTCCAGAGCTTGGTTTTCATGCCTGAGACGAGCGTGCTCATCCTCAAGCTCCTTTATTTGCGAGGCCATGTTGCCCCTCACGACAGCTGCTGATGCTAGCTCCTCCTCGCGGCACGATAGCTTCTCACTCATGTCGGCAAGAACCATCTTAAGGCTTTTGCATTCCTCCTGATGCTGCTGAACAAGCGAGGAGAGCTGCTTCTGCTGGTGCAGGCTTTCTTGAAGCTTCAATCTCGTTTCCTCGACGGAACTGGTGGAGGCCCGGTATGTGGTCTCGAGCGAGCGCAAGGCTGTTTCTGCGCTCGCGAGGGACGAGTGCAAGCATTCTTTCTCGAGGTTGACCCTCATGACGGCCTGTTGGAAGAAGGACACCTGCTCTTGCAGAGAACATATCCTTTTGCTAGCCTCTCCAAGCCGTGACTCACTGGCCTGCAATTTATGCTTGCACTCGGTGACGAACGAGTCCAGGCTGGCATTGGCGCGCTCAAGAGTTTCTTCTTGCTTCTTAGAATCACGTAGCTTCGCTTCGACCTCCGAAACCTGCTCCTGAAGAGCGCTGCAGAAAGCATTTTTCTCATACAGCTTCGTTTCCAGCATTTTCTTCTCGTTTAGGGATGCGTCAAGCTTCTGCCGAGTCTCTTTGAGGTCCTTCCGTAGTGTAAGGGTCTCATTGTTCGCCTCTTCAAGGCTAGCTTTGAGTTGCTCAGTTTTAGTCTCTTCTTCTTCGCGAGTAGCCTTCAGCACCGCATTTTCACTTTCCAGGTTTTTGTTCGTAGCAGCTTGCTCGGCACATTCTTTTTCCAGCAAAAGTATACGCTCAGCTTGCAGCGCCAAGTGAGCCTCGCGTGTAGCTTTTTCAGACATGCTCTGGTCGAAGCACTCTTGAAGCCTTCTACATTCTGCGGTGACCTTCTCGAGTTGTCCATTTTGTGAAAGGAGGCGGTCGTTAAGCTCCTCACGAGAACGAGCAAGCTCCAACAGCTCGTTCGAAAGTGTGGTGTTTTTTTCACGCAACTTCGAGAGTTCCGACTGAAGTAGCTCCACCTCGGATTTGAGCTTCGTCGAACTCTCAGCAAGAGCCTTCTTTTCTTCCTGCAGTCTGGCAGCCAGGACCTTTGACTCTTCTACCTGGCTCTGCAGCAAAGACTCAAGTTCGGCATGCTGCTTTCTTTCCTCATTTAACTGAGAACTCAAGGCAGAGTGTGCCACTTCAAGTTGTTCCTTTATCTTCAACAGTGCTCTATTTTCTTCAGCAGCCACACTAACCTGACACTCCTTTTCACTGAGGCTGTGCTGAAGCTCGGAGCAGAGCACGTCTAGCTGTTGCTTAGAAGCTTCAAGCTCTTGAACTCTGACTCGAAGGCAGTCAGTCGTGCTCATGACGTCCTCGAGCTCTTTTTGCAGGTCTAGGAGCTTAGTAGACTGGGCCTCCTTCTCATGCTTAGCTTTATTTAACTGCTGTTCCAGCTCTGCGCATTGAGACCGAGTCGTTTCCAATTGGGAGTGCAGCGTGGTAACAACTTGCTGCAATTTTGATTTTTCTTCCTTACTGGCCAGCAGTTGGCATGTCACTTCTGCAAGCTTGGCCTCCAGATTAGCGAGCGTTGCTTCCAGAGCGAGAACCTTCGAGTTCTGTCGAGTGAGGGATTCTTGCTGCTTTTGTTTCTCTGAAATCACTTCGCGCATTCTCTCAGCCTGTGCACTTTTCTCAAACTCCGACAATCGTAAGGCAGTGTTAAGTTCGGTGTTGGACTTGAGCAGCTCTTGGTTTATGGAATCTGAAGCGGTGGCTTTCTCTTCGAGTGCAGTGATCTGCTGGTCCCTGTCGGCGAGCTGCTGACGGAGCGTTTCGGACTGGCTCACCTGAATGGAAAGCCGAGACTCAAGCGTGGCCGCCGTGGTCTTCGACAGCTGTAGCTCGTTCTCCAAACCAGAAATGCGAACGTTGAGTTGCGTGCAGCGGTTCTTAAGCTGAGAAACATCTGCCGTAAGGGTGGCGTTTGTCTCCTCCAGCTGCACTGCCGAGGCCCTCATCGCATTGCCTTCCGTTTGGAGCCTGGCCGTCAACTCTTCCAGTTCATTCTGTAAACAAAAACGTTAAATAACATGGCAGACACGCCAAACTGATGATTTTAAGAAGCAGCAGTTTTGTTTTAAATGGGCGAAGAACTGAAAAACTTGGTTTCAATGTACTATGAGAAAGAACAAGATAGCCAAGAAAGATGGCAGGTGTTTTTGCGCTTTCGCACTGATAGCATGAAGCATGCGATGCTTCAGAAGGCATTAACATTGCTAGTTGGCCATTGTTTTTAGCACTGATGAAACAAATGTTGCCTGCTAGAGACCCACTACTAAACTATTCATTTCGTTAGCGCAAAATTTCAGGGCAGTTTTTTAAAAGTTGCATGGAAATAGTATGTATAATTGGGGACATTAGGCATACATGGCGACTTTGAGGAAGAAAACATATTTGCGCTAACAAAGCAACGTGAACTCGCCTGTAGTCGATCCGACTCCTGGCGCAGCTTGTTGTTAGCGTCCTGCAGCTCAACCATGCGTAGCTCTGTGTAGCAGCTGACGCGGGCGCCAGGTGATGGTGCCAAGACCTTGGGACTGCCTGGTTTCTCCAAGTTTGAGTAGAAGCTGACCATGTCGTCCAGCTCTTTGTTCTTCAAGTCAATCGCAGAACGAAGCTCACCAACCAAGTCTTCAAGAGAAGCAAGCTTGGTGCAGAGGTCAGACTTCTCCGACAAGGCTTTGGACAGGTCCTCTCTCAGGTTGTTGCATTCCTCTTGGACCACAGACATTTTCTCGCACTGGGTTGGCGAGATTTCAGAGTAACTCATAAGTATGAAAATAACCTTGCAGCAATACACTAGAACCACATTGTAACGAAGTTGTATCTTGcacaaaaataagttcgttatatctaaAAATTTGCTATAAAGGtacattcctaacactatatcaaCTGAAAGGGCTAATTTTcctttactttgttataaccaatattttgttatagcaAGGTTCGAGTGTACTGGTAAAATGAAGCTTTGGGCTATTTGGTTTTGGATGAATGGAAGCAGAGGATCTTTCTTTTTTCACCTGGGGACAAAAGTAGACGACATGGACAAGCTGTTTATGATTTCGTTCCCGCGTGAAAAAAATCACGCTGTTTGTATTCCGCGATAATTGGTTATATCAAAGTTGGTAGTACAAAAGACTTGAAAAATGATGTGCCAGCCACAATTTAATAGAAAAATTGACATCAAAAGCAGCAAAAGCAGCATCACGGAGTCTTTTAGAAAACAGTTTAATCTAGAAAGTTTAGCATTTCATATCTGTTACTTTACAATGTGCGAATATGTAATCAAAATGTGCACTAGTTTTTGAAGTTGATGAAACTTTCAATAAATTATGCAGTAGGTATGCATGCTCTATTTGAAGTCTGCCTAGTATTACTTCGGCTTAACGTATGTGATAATGGCGAGTTCCTTCACGGAGAACAAGTTTAGTCGGAAGCCATACACTGTTGTTACTGCATTTATATTGGAGGAAAAATAAACTACACTGCGTTTTGTTCTGGCTAAAGACTGTTCATAGTTCATAtgcaagcaataaaaaaaattcaatgacagataggaaaaaaaagaaaaaaacatgctaAGCATTATCAAGCAAATAGATCAAAAACCTGTTTGTGCAGAAAAGTTTAACAAAATTATTAAAGGGAAAGCATTGTACATCTCAAACTTTGCAACAGCAAATGAGCAAAGCAACATTTACTTCCAGCTAGTAGCCATACCGcagatacactcaaacctcattagaGCTAAGttgcatcttaaaaaaaaaaaataagtttgtCATATTGGgaaaatttgttatgaaggtTTTTTCCTAACGCAATGTCTATTACAAGAATATTTTTCATTTGCTTCATTATCGCTGATATTTCATTTTATCCGGGCTCGCTATATTGAGGTTTAAGGGTACTGAAATTTTACCATCTCGCTATGGCAGCTAGATATAGATGAAAAATACTCCATTCTCACAGGCGCCTTGTCACCGTGTCAAATAAACATTTTCGTCGAGACGAGTGAACAGTGAATTTTTAGACAAAAGTTAATAGGAATCCGATAGTCCCCAAAATAGAATGAATTTGACATAGAAGAAGCATTTTCAGATGACTGATAAAAAACGGTCTTCCACCATTTATGAAAAACCATGCTGGTATGAATCATGGGTATGATAGAAGAATAAGGTGAAATATAATAACCCTAGCAAACCTGGCATGTGGAACAGGACATTGCATACACAGTGGGATGAGGGGTGTTTCGAAACACTTACCTCGGCCTGTAGTGAGGCATTCTGTCTGATGACTCTGTCGTAATCATCCCTGACCTTTTCGAAGGAATGAACTTGTTCCTGGAGAAGCTTGTTCTGTGCAGACATCCTTGAAGAACAGTATGATTGAACAGTCAGTGGCAGTAGTTAATTTAGTGTTGGGTTACAAATAAACTTAGCCAATAAACACTTGCGTCGGACTAGGCCCACATCCGTTTTTGCAGAAAGCCAGAGGCAGAGATCTCCATATATACTTTAAGCAAACGTTGTCACACATTAGGTTTCTGCAAGCATGCTAGCTTTCAAGGATGCCTACATGGCCTTCAAGGAATGTGCAGTCCTTGCCAATCAAAATGCTATCAAATCAAAACGACAGACATACGCAATAGCATGACACAACAGCCTCCTGTTACCACGAAACTAGCCGCTAAAGCCAAGCTTTCATGTTATGCAAATGTCCGAGTCAAAATCACACCTACATGACACTAATTGAAGGCAGTAGAAACAAAAGCACACGCATCATTTATCTCCAATTGCCACATTCTGATATACTGAGACTTTACAACGCAGTCTGCCACTACTGATGTGCGGCTACAACTTTGCTGTTGCTCTAGTCCCAAGTGGCAGCTAAAACCAATTCACAGCACACTCAGTGATGCGATTGATTCAAACCACTTCAAGGCAGCAAATCAGCCTTTTGGAGCAATTGCCTGATACATATTTCCTAAAACATTTTATAGGTCCCTAAGTGAAAGCGCTTTTGCCGTGTTTAAAGGGCCCTGCAAgacttttcaagtagccatggaatgaattcactaaaggaACTTATTGCCGCACGAATTCtccactgcagaattttttttataaTCTGTCCAGCATGAGCAGAGTTATAAACATTTGTCGTACGTTGTAATGGATTTTCCTCTCCTCTTGTTAAGCCGAATGCACTGGaatctaagcagggaggaatggcacgggAAAAAGTGTCGGAACAAAATGTTTTTCGTTTTGGTTATTGTTTCGTTTTATTGCAAAAAGTTCAATTCTGTTTATTTTCCTGAAAAAATAAAGTGTTCTGCACCAGTTCATTATTGTTATTTCACTGTATGCAAAAATTTTATGGTACTTTAATGATAAAAACATTGGATCTGTTGAACAGTTACACTTAAATAAAATATTGAGTAAAAAGAGTGTCTTTTTGTCCCGCAACAATAACCGTCATCATTCTTGAGTTCCTTTCCTACCTCTACCACTGCTTGCATGGCACTTTAAGGTCAAGAACGACATGCTCATTATCAGCGTGACATAGCTTTCTTGATAGAAAAGTGGCCAGCATAGACTTTTCAGGAAAAGAAGCGCAAGCAAGCCGGATGACAATTATTGCTGTGGGACAAAGAGACACTTTTTTTACTCGATCTTTTTACAAGAGTGTAGGTACTTGCACTTTTCTTCAGTGGGACAGAGGTAAAGGACATTATTCGCAGCCGAGGATCACAACCAGCTGTACCACAAATTTGTAAAAATGAGCGCAAACTAGTGCCGTTCTCAATATAATGTTCTGAAAAGGGAACTGGGAATATCTTGAGTGGGCTCGACGATTTGCATCAAAGGAGCGAGCACGATCTCAGATGCAGTCAGTCATCTAGCGCACCTATTGTACGCAAGACCGCTGAAACTAACTTTCATGCAGAAAATGCCGTCTCCACGCTGGCATGTGGCAGAGGCACACGAAGGTCCGCGCGCATTAATACGATCTCTGGTTGCCACTGTTAGTACGTAGAAATCACAAGCACGTTAAAGTGGGTGTACACTTTCTAACTTTTTCTTTTTGGTCAAGGAGAATGGGTGCATGTTAGAATTGGGTAATATGGCACCAGCTAATCACCATTAGCTCGCTTGAATAATGTCATCAGATAAGCATGAAGTTGATGGCCTTGAGCGATTTCTTTAAACATTACTTCTCTCACCCTCCAGCTCGAACAACCACCAAAAATTTAGAGCGGTAATTTGAGTACGTATTTTGAGAACCTCCcatctttttattttcttctctgaGAGATTGTAAAACTGCTGCCTGGCACATGCTCAGAGAAAATTAAGAGATGTTTGCCATAGTGTATTGGGATGAAGCAGGTATCACCTCCTTTTGCAGGGTAGCCTAATCAGTGCAGCAATCGCATTACTGTACACTGAATGCGAAATCAAACACAAATAATTGGTGCAAAGGCAGTTACACACAAACCTCGATATAATTAACTCCGATATAAGAAAATATCTATTATAATGAAGTGAATTAAGAATAGGCTTGCATTGGATAGAGTGTTATGAAtacacctttataacaaatttccgGTTACCACGAAGTTATTTTCATGTCTGACGCAACTTTGTTACAATGAGGTTCGAGTGCAACTGTAAGCCATCTCTTGCAAAGTGGAGCCGTTGTAATTGTCAGGGTAGAAAATCTGCACAAACTTTGCATTCGTTATTGCCTTCAATGGCAAGCTGCACTGTATGAGCACTCACTAAACATAGAAGCACGGAAGCTTGGGCCAGTTTGTAAGGCATTGGGAAACAACTTTGCAGCATCAACAAACAAAGACCGAAAGGAAGAGTGGACAGGACGAGCGCTGATCGTGTCTTTCTTTTCAGTCCTTGTTTGTTGTTTACTAATGAGCAAAGTTGTTTCCTAATGAGCACATAAAACAAAACTCAAAGAGTAAGAAGATGCCTTACTCTTCCACATTTTTGTGTAATGCAGCAAGGGATGTAGCATCACTGGACGACATCTCCTGAAGAGCTTTGAGCCTCTCCTTGAGGCTGGCGATCTCTCGATCTAGAGGTagggaaaaaaaaatgtatcaaAAAGAGTCTGTGCATGTCGAAGTAGCAGAGTAGTATTGATTCAGGGCTTCAGAACTTGAACTTTGTGGCCTTTAATGTTCTGTGCATTTATGCACCTTCCACACATTGCAAGAAGACCTGTTATAAAGTTGTGAAGAATATGCAGTAAAAGCATGGTGACTAGCCAGGATGATGTACGCCACAAACAAAAAACAATCCTGGTATTTCAGTTAACTGCTTCAATGAAGTGCTAGGTTATGATGCATTAAGACAACATCAAAATTACATTCGAACAACAAGAGAAACTGGGATTAAAATCTCACTCAGAGAAATACGTTAGCAAACCCAACATTCCTTGCAAACAAGCATTTTGAACACACAATTGAAGTAAATAAAAAGCATAAGCCATACCATAGGATTGTGGTTCAGTAAACCTCACAGCTGAGCGAGTTGGTTCATGCTTCAaagtaaactggtgtgcgcaaataAAGACAAGGACACAGATAAGACAGGACAGAGACATGTGCAAACGGCACACAAGTTCAACATGTACTGGGGTCGGTAACGCCGTACCAAACAGCCCTAAAACTTCTGAGGGCACAAGTCCACACATACACCAGTGGTACTTGCAGAAGTTCTGGGGCTGTTCGGTACGGCGTTACCGACCCAAGGACATGCTAAACGTGTGTGTAGTTTGCACTTGTCCCTGTCCCGTCTTATCAGTGTTCTTGTCTTTATCTGCCCACACCAATTTATTTTGACATACCATAGGAAATTGAATACTGCTTTCAAGACACTTCACAGGCGTCACAGAATGAAGTTTCGGATGCGCTCCATCCTGTGACAAAGAATTTACGGAGGAAACAGTAGCACAATGTTATACAGGATATGACAACAAAACACCAGGAGACAAAAACAAagcttaaaggaacactaaaataaactattaagtcgacgttgattgttgaaatggtggtccaGAAACATTGTAGTGTTAATTTCGTGCCGAGGAATGgactattttgaaataaaatcacgttttagtggtccgcattaagttagcgcacttcaaattacccgccccaagaagcggaccgaccggttCGTCTCACGTCACTATTGTCGTGCACAACGTtgtccggctttactgcgctagtagcagcagaccgaaagcactCACGTCActattgccgtgcacaacgttgtccggctttactgcgctagtagcagcagatcgaaagcagtagaagccacagcagcaacaacggtcgTTAATCGAATTTCCCTCCATTGGCTCGGAGATTGTAGacacttttgtttcaactgcgccctgcTAGATGGCCCCACCCGTCCCGTGTAACCACGTGAacattgaatttttgaaccactcgcgcaatTCGCCATAGTAACGTCTGAcggttcttttttttatatgaatcaaacagaaatgaacaagcagcattttattgcatctcttgatgcatgAAAAGTTCTTtgtttagtgcagttagatcgattactagtgattaatttttGCCAGTCCGCCTGATGTCATTGGGACCATTTTAAAAATTCCCTACCgaggcgcttgtgttcttgtgcatttaccttaatttctcggtaagtagggcactgttgttgataatattgtcgttttaggtgttgtcatacattgatcTTTCACTCTGAAGTAAATTGTAATTTGACTTTCGTGTCCCTTTAATATATAGTactcaatacagaaaaaaaatgcagttaAAACTTGATCTAACAAGCTCCAAATTTAGGAAGTTCACaatataatgaaaaaaatttcAGTTACGCAGCAAATATGCATATTTTGCAGTGCTATCAAATCAAACTAACAAACTAGCTAGACCCCAAAACCTGAACTAACGAAGCTTCCAGAAACAGCCCTGTAAAAAAGCGGCCATTGCCTTCAGATTTTGCAGAGACTGGTGTTTCTTTCAGTGTGCACTCTAATGTTATCGTATGAAAATGTTTAGGCAACCTAATCACGGTTCCTAGCTTTAGCTGGATGAGGCTGGGTGCTGCAGCCATGCATAGAACGAGAAGGGACTCTCCAGTCTACAGCCCTTCTGCATACCAGATGGTACAACTGGCGATTGGTGGTTGGTTTAAAAATATCAAGGCAGTAGGTTGTTTATACGTGAGCCCCAATTGAAGTCTTAAATGTTTCCAGGTTACAATGCAGAGGCCATATGAAAGATTGGTTGCATTGCTCAATGGCTCGCGGCATCGCAGAAAACAttgagaacaaaaaagaaaagaagcggtATGCTAAAAAATTAATAACTTGAGGTGTAAAAAGGTCAAAGAAGGTCGAGAGTGGTCGCATAATAGCTGGAAGATGCTTTCTAAAGCCACAGGTTAAGCATTTCACACTGTCGTGAGGGACCTTTTTGAAGACATGAAAACTTCCGTTGTGGCTGAAAGATGAACCGAAGAAATGCTTTTGCTGAATCAGCCAAGTATTGAACACTGTACACTAACAGGAAAATTTTTTACCATACCTTTCCGCTTGACAACTTCTTTGAGCCTAGAGCCCTCGTGGCGCAGCTCGGAGTTTTCTTCTTCCTCGTCGTTGATGTGCTCCCACAGCTTGCGTATCTCCTTCACCTGTTGGGCAGGCTGCACAGGGATATCCAAGAACAACTGAACACTTAACACatctgcagtgttttttttttttccatcccaAAGCAATGCTGTGTTATTGTGAAAGATATGCAATGGACGATTTGCAAAAATCTGCAAGGCGGTCTTTTCTGCAAGGTTGTTTTTTTAACTaagaactctcgttcacagactgcttttctcgctggTTGTGCTTTTATGGCTCATAATTATAGCGAAGGCACGCCAGTACCACAAACCGACTTTTTTCTCCACTAACTACTATGAGGCTGTCCCGCCTCGTACGAACCGTCAGCCATTGCGTAGTGGACGAAGCACCTGTCGTTCCTGTCAGTGAGCgagaaaagtgagaaaaaaaaaacaaaacaaccttgcaagaaagccgccttgcagattctCGCAAATGGTCCATTGTGACAGACATTGCCTTTCTCAACCACCAGATTCCTCAACATATACACGGTACACAAGCGTACACGGTTGCTTTTGCCTCAATCAAAATCGGGAAAACTGTAAGCAGGAATAAAGTGCACAACTTTGCGATGAATTCCACTGTAGAAGAAACAAAGAGTGATGCCTTTATATATCTTCACTTTTTTTTAGtgcgcacagaagacaaggacaaGATAAAGACACATGAAAACTCTTGTGTGTGtctcattttttaggggcgaagctccttatggcgtggcttgtgcatccctcgtagtacgtaaccaccagtggcacatacccgaaatagcggtccttacaatgtctgctggatgggggcacttgtatatgatgaatacatgatgaaaagatgtgagatggctgtgcttggagttttcatTAGACATAtgaacggacgaacagactgacacacgcacagacggacagacagagggatggccgcaaaaagagatggacggacagacagacgaataaacacacggacggatgcaccaaggatcacacagataggcgcacgcaagaacaaatgaacagacagactgacgaacgctgcgccccaccaatcatcattcactccgtggatatgccgtgattttttgtccttgtcttctgtgtacgataaaaagaaagcgaaaataTGAATACATACCAACTCAGCCAAATATCAGTTTCATTGAAGCCTTTCTGCCTACTTCAAGTATAATTGTAACAGGCAATGTTATGAAGGCATTCAGGATCAAGAATTGTATATTTAAAAAGGACATTGTAGGCTGTGCTGTGAATTCAACAGTATTAGGAAGCATTCTACCCGTAGTGTTTTGAAGTTGTCTCTGAGTCTGAAAAAATTTCTCTACATTTTTGGATAAAAAAAGGGTATTCAAAAATCAAGAGTGCCACTCCTAATCTTGTGTATAGCTTTGAGGAATATTTAAGACATTCGGccaaacacatgaaaaaaaaatgttggaagTCTGTGGACCACTTGCCAAGACTTTTCTTCCATACCAGCGCTTGTATGCATTGTTAGTGGAAAAAACTGGAAGGCATCCTGGGTATGCACTTGTACACACTGAAACCATCAACCATGCAGTCCACACATTTACAGCTCAATGAGAGAGAAACATATCTGCAACCAGCAACTGTAGTGGAACTACTCATACTTACCAACAGAACATAACAGTGCATTGCGTACAAGCACAAGAAAGCTTAGAGCGCCTTAATGACACACTTACAGACAAGCCACAGTTTTAACGTGTAAAGTTATCCAGGGGGGGAGACCAAGACTGAGCTACAGCTTGACAGCTTTAATATTGTTGCTTCACAGGTATAGTGTGTGATGGAATGGACAAAACTTTATTTAAAACCTGCAGATTAGCGGCCGGCCCTAGGCCACCCGGGTGGTCGCGGTATGGTTTAGCCTTTTCGCCGCTTCTCAAGTCTGCTGGATGGCCTAAACTTGGTCTTCAAACTCTGAGCTAGCCAGAGCGTCGAGCCAAGGTGTCTCAAAGAGATCCGGGTTTCGGTGATCGAAAAGCCGTGTAGTGTGTGGGCATTTCCAAAGAATGTGTTCTATGTCTGCGTATTCGTGTTTCCTTAGGACACAGCCAGCGTCGGGGAACTGCCTGGGGTATAATATGTGGTTGAGATGCACTGGGTTTTGAAATGTTCTCATTTGTAAGCGTCTCCAGTCTACTTCTGTGACCTATCTCCACATCTACAATCCCACACTAGTTTGTGATACTATAATAGTCCTCTTACTCAAGGCTCACACGATTAAGCCATGCAGATTCAAGCACACATATACCAAGCTTTAGAAGTAGGAACGAATGATCTGGTGCACAATGGCTTGCAGGAACGTGGGCAATTCATTACCTTAAAAGTTTATTTAAGTGTGCCTATCTAAAATTGAACATGCTTTTGAAGACTGCTATTACACACCcacaaacaaataaatgaatcaaTGAAGTCGCTTTTTCATTCCATCGTACAAATGGAAGTCAGGGTGTACTAACGTACGTCTGCACACTTCAAATGAATGTACTAACATACTTCAGCGCAAAGGTGTTCGCAGCTCATAATAAGCCTGCATTGTTGCGATTAAACTATATTCCTAAGCCACAGTGAAAGCTAGTAGTACTGGAATTTGTGTTTGCAAGCCTTTGTCAAACACCGAGTACATGCCAGTGAAATATTTTGCATAATTTTACAGTGAATAAAATATATTGATAAATTTCTTACGGTAAGCGGTAAAATCtggaaaaaaaattgaacttGTTAGTATGCACTTAGATCAAAGCACACCCGTGTTTTTGCATTCTGTCCCATTAGAATTCAGCTTCATAAAGtggaataataataattaaaaaaagcaTTTGCTTAGTCTGGCTTCAGACTGAAAAAGAGCCAAGGCATGTGATAACTGTGGACATTTGGTAGCCACAACCATAATGTGTTTGCAAGGCATACTGTAAGAGCGACACAG is a genomic window containing:
- the LOC119172314 gene encoding uncharacterized protein LOC119172314 isoform X2 produces the protein MAINRDKEAAVLQWLSCYNVKVRAISDLQDGLQLLKLLSTMDCTSTVENVEPGKAFPTIEKQLCEYHSCLPARFLSSGPARRQRYSDVQLATASVLALSALALRAISCNPASEMAPLLKLDEATQCCIRDLMQIVSAGDDVIENLMAYLKASNMEEESFLCVPMLKRRKSESFTSSPTGAQTPAKRSSMSPQQRALVPAQQVKEIRKLWEHINDEEEENSELRHEGSRLKEVVKRKDREIASLKERLKALQEMSSSDATSLAALHKNVEEMSAQNKLLQEQVHSFEKVRDDYDRVIRQNASLQAECEKMSVVQEECNNLREDLSKALSEKSDLCTKLASLEDLVGELRSAIDLKNKELDDMVSFYSNLEKPGSPKVLAPSPGARVSCYTELRMVELQDANNKLRQESDRLQNELEELTARLQTEGNAMRASAVQLEETNATLTADVSQLKNRCTQLNVRISGLENELQLSKTTAATLESRLSIQVSQSETLRQQLADRDQQITALEEKATASDSINQELLKSNTELNTALRLSEFEKSAQAERMREVISEKQKQQESLTRQNSKVLALEATLANLEAKLAEVTCQLLASKEEKSKLQQVVTTLHSQLETTRSQCAELEQQLNKAKHEKEAQSTKLLDLQKELEDVMSTTDCLRVRVQELEASKQQLDVLCSELQHSLSEKECQVSVAAEENRALLKIKEQLEVAHSALSSQLNEERKQHAELESLLQSQVEESKVLAARLQEEKKALAESSTKLKSEVELLQSELSKLREKNTTLSNELLELARSREELNDRLLSQNGQLEKVTAECRRLQECFDQSMSEKATREAHLALQAERILLLEKECAEQAATNKNLESENAVLKATREEEETKTEQLKASLEEANNETLTLRKDLKETRQKLDASLNEKKMLETKLYEKNAFCSALQEQVSEVEAKLRDSKKQEETLERANASLDSFVTECKHKLQASESRLGEASKRICSLQEQVSFFQQAVMRVNLEKECLHSSLASAETALRSLETTYRASTSSVEETRLKLQESLHQQKQLSSLVQQHQEECKSLKMVLADMSEKLSCREEELASAAVVRGNMASQIKELEDEHARLRHENQALEDHIGDLEVKLTSQQELHKKTEEDYYKCVNDRDSHKEALKQRIEELTAELAGKAKLQAQLEELQSELEECKTSAAANDVLSEEREHLELELASGQRELRSVTEERDELYRKVEMLEKENEALKLELKSENEECTRKMQAAFASIAAATGKKNEEMKKKIEEMGKSSLVAKKEADMWKDKFHHQQALRERREQLLKQHISEMKEMIKQSTENVEALKAQTEEQSVQLAATTQERDRLESELAATKQERDRLAQEKRSLNAQLSYCDAKLRENAKQAEKAQDKLANQSLYLTPSLETVWSQRRLSERNSQSSVTSEDFKVPLCKSNRRRESNISSKSGKMTQAAALDSSIFSESRFSCDEEQDMCSETTLVDLSKLPGDPTGRYSELYRRNSMVPLHLKSVYPVETQQFPIPATPLRGDSTPPFSKASGSSAVASTATAQSRASQQSNTTEDASKRKRDTRSTSSDDSSSKSSFWTSMGTPSKGTKPRSTRTPSSVKKFLRSRFNR